A part of Neodiprion pinetum isolate iyNeoPine1 chromosome 4, iyNeoPine1.2, whole genome shotgun sequence genomic DNA contains:
- the LOC124217573 gene encoding SET and MYND domain-containing protein 4 — MSSEDPDPFYRVRCSAETLQSGSKGFFREFSEAVTEAAGPAWISKIFGKLERDEDRIRAVFTDPKVSDTVLGTLGHVKELYRDKDAAISRGKRLEGAFYAAENYHNRALLLLSQAVLRAPINGVEKSVDGGFTLALALLARADVFLAQREYLFALEDIKLAASEGVPDSMRSQLYRKMGVCQRNIGESEKARVCLELAGRFLGPEAVIERETLLKEIDALRSPVQPEEPKREPRTPQLTGGPNPSYPRLSRLVKIEETPTAGRHAVAAEEIHVSETLAVEPPLAACLVPENYGSHCQNCFTRLRAPVGCPTCSSVAFCGTKCRDEAMDSYHKFECKIIALLIGSGMSVLSTVAFRMITQDGLKKCLETYDREMQESTGTVAKLSKSARRRQRKKKLKENGIGGTDDEQETSGRDKSEAVVRSTHLLVTHADKRPAEDFLHRSLMAAFLVKCLQRVGFFEKPSKINEPPSGEETAIGSLLLRYLQFLQFNAHEIFETRLGSEHKFRGSKQLYIGVAIYPSVALFNHDCYPAVTRYFVGKNIVIRATRPLKSGEPVAENYGPIFTKRTLSERQRSLASRYWFRCQCTACKEDWQTFKTLTNDSTRLRCPTEGCSRGLAQPRDPSKLIKCPGCQSKVSLEKRLASLRECEAKYTRGLDTMEAERPEEAVEELAKAIDEFHQIALPPHRDTHLAQIGIAACMADSGNTWTPMRMENET; from the exons ATGTCCTCAGAGGATCCGGACCCTTTCTACCGCGTCCGATGCTCCGCGGAAACGCTTCAGTCGGGTAGCAAAGGGTTTTTTCGCGAGTTCAGCGAGGCTGTTACAGAGGCCGCGGGTCCGGCATGGATTTCGAAGATATTCGGGAAGCTGGAGCGCGATGAAGACCGGATCAGGGCCGTCTTCACCGACCCGAAGGTGAGCGACACCGTCCTCGGAACCCTCGGACACGTCAAAGAACTCTACAGGGACAAGGACGCCGCCATTTCCCGCGGCAAGAGACTCGAGGGCGCGTTTTACGCTGCGGAAAATTACCACAACAGGGCTCTGCTTCTCCTCAGCCAAGCGGTCCTCAGGGCGCCTATAAATG GAGTCGAGAAATCTGTCGACGGGGGATTCACCCTGGCTCTCGCTCTCCTCGCTAGAGCCGACGTTTTCCTTGCCCAGAGGGAGTATCTCTTCGCTCTGGAGGACATCAAATTGGCTGCTTCCGAAGGAGTTCCTGACTCCATGAG atcgCAACTTTACCGGAAGATGGGAGTTTGCCAGAGAAACATCGGCGAATCGGAAAAGGCGAGAGTGTGTCTGGAGCTCGCTGGGCGATTCTTGGGCCCGGAAGCAGTGATCGAGAGAGAGACATTGCTGAAGGAAATCGACGCGCTCCGAAGTCCGGTTCAACCCGAGGAACCGAAACGCGAAc CGAGGACTCCGCAGCTGACCGGGGGCCCGAATCCCTCGTATCCGAGACTGTCAAGGCTTGTGAAAATCGAGGAGACGCCAACGGCCGGAAGACACGCGGTGGCCGCTGAAGAAATCCACGTCAGCGAGACTTTGGCCGTTGAGCCTCCTCTGGCCGCCTGTCTGGTTCCCGAAAACTATGGATCCCATTGCCAGAACTGCTTTACAAG attGCGAGCTCCCGTCGGATGTCCGACTTGCAGTAGCGTTGCCTTCTGCGGTACGAAATGCCGGGACGAAGCAATGGATAGTTACCACAAGTTCGAATGCAAGATCATCGCTCTTCTGATAG GGTCTGGGATGAGCGTTCTCAGCACGGTAGCCTTTCGGATGATCACCCAAGACGGACTGAAAAAGTGCTTGGAGACGTACGACAGGGAGATGCAAGAGTCTACGGGGACAGTTGCGAAGCTGAGTAAATCTGCCAGAAGACGACAGAGGAAGAAGAAGCTGAAGGAAAACGGTATTGGTGGAACGGATGACGAGCAGGAGACGAGTGGTCGTGATAAGTCTGAGGCGGTCGTAAGATCGACGCATTTGCTGGTCACTCACGCGGATAAAAGACCGGCCGAAGACTTCTTGCACAGATCATTGATGGCCGCTTTCCTTGTCAAGTGTCTTCAGAGAGTTGGTTTCTTCGAAAAGCCGTCGAAGATTAACG aGCCACCGAGCGGTGAGGAAACTGCCATAGGATCTCTGCTGCTGCGTTATTTACAATTCCTGCAGTTCAACGCGcacgaaatatttgaaacgcGTCTTGGTAGCGAGCACAAATTCCGAGGAAGTAAACAGTTGTATATAGGTGTTGCCATTTATCCATCAGTCGCTCTTTTCAATCACGATTGTTACCCTGCCGTCACGAG GTACTTCGTCGGGAAAAATATCGTTATCAGAGCTACGCGACCTCTGAAGTCGGGGGAACCTGTCGCTGAGAATTACGGCCCTATTTTCACAAAGAGAACCCTTAGCGAGCGTCAGAGATCCTTGGCATCCAGGTACTGGTTCAGGTGCCAGTGCACGGCCTGCAAAGAGGACTGGCAGACCTTCAAGACTTTGACAAATGATTCTACGCGGTTAAG ATGTCCAACGGAAGGTTGCAGTAGAGGTTTGGCGCAGCCACGAGACCCGAGCAAGCTGATAAAATGTCCAGGTTGCCAATCGAAAGTCAGTCTGGAGAAGCGTCTCGCCAGTTTACGGGAATGCGAGGCAAAATATACGAGAGGATTGGATACCATGGAAGCTGAACGACCCGAAGAAGCAGTCGAAGAGCTAGCGAAGGCTATCGATGAGTTTCATCAGATCGCACTTCCACCTCACAGAGACACGCATCTAGCACAAATCGGAATTGCCGCGTGCATGGCGGATTCCGGGAACACGTGGACACCTATGAGGATGGAAAACGAGACTTAA